A stretch of DNA from Candidatus Cloacimonadota bacterium:
TTCTTTAAAGCCAACTTTCTTATAACTTTTTAAAGCCCTTTCATTGAAACTGAAAGTCTCCAGCATAATGTTATTCAAATTCAGAATATTGAAACCATAATCCAAAAGTAAGGAAAGAGCTTCGGATCCGTATCCTTTTCCCCAGTAATTTTTGTTGCCGATAAAGATTCC
This window harbors:
- a CDS encoding GNAT family N-acetyltransferase, whose amino-acid sequence is GIFIGNKNYWGKGYGSEALSLLLDYGFNILNLNNIMLETFSFNERALKSYKKVGFKEIGRRRQAIIMGGKKYDEILLDILAEDFESPFIKKIIEDKG